In a genomic window of Phragmites australis chromosome 14, lpPhrAust1.1, whole genome shotgun sequence:
- the LOC133890911 gene encoding probable protein phosphatase 2C 64, giving the protein MGNCVASGGTTLTAAGAGGEDGRRRGRRWKAPREEQLGAVPGRIFSNDGRSRTAAVFTQQGRKGINQDAMLVWDGFGGEEDGVLCGVFDGHGPHGHLVARRVRDTLPLRLMSAVRASKAGLDMPAAAWRKAFARAYKAMDKDLRSHATLDCFCSGSTAVTVLKLGSDLYMANIGDSRAVLGSRDGAGGAMVAVQLTVDLKPDVPSEAERIKKCRGRVFALQDEPEVPRVWLPFDDAPGLAMARAFGDFCLKDYGVISVPEFFHWSLTEKDQFVILASDGVWDVLSNQEAVDIVLSSPSRSKAAKSLVEAANREWKTKYPTSKIDDCAVVCLYLDGKMDHERDSTASMDNISLDEASVADPHEAQDQEPTLTRNFTVRTVAGSAQEKALAGAADTMIAGAAHDQNWSGLDGVTRVNSLVQLPRFSEEKAMG; this is encoded by the exons ATGGGGAACTGCGTGGCAAGCGGCGGCACGACGTTGACGGCGGCGGGTGCGGGAGGGGAGGACGGGAGGAggcgggggaggaggtggaAGGCTCCGCGGGAGGAGCAGCTGGGGGCGGTCCCCGGCCGGATCTTCTCCAACGACGGCCGCAGCCGCACCGCCGCCGTGTTCACGCAGCAGGGGCGCAAGGGGATCAACCAGGACGCCATGCTCGTCTGGGAT GGATtcggcggggaggaggacggcgtGCTGTGCGGGGTGTTCGACGGGCATGGGCCGCACGGCCACCTGGTGGCGCGCAGGGTCCGCGACACGCTGCCGCTGAGGCTCATGTCTGCTGTGCGCGCGTCCAAGGCCGGGCTGGACATGCCGGCCGCCGCGTGGAGGAAGGCCTTCGCGCGCGCCTACAAGGCCATGGACAAGGACCTCCGCTCCCACGCCACCCTCGACTGCTTCTGCAGCGGCAGCACCGCCGTCACCGTCCTCAAGCTC GGCTCGGATCTCTACATGGCCAACATTGGGGACTCACGCGCCGTGCTCGGCTCGAGggacggcgccggcggcgccATGGTGGCCGTGCAGCTCACCGTTGACCTCAAACCCGATGTCCCAA GCGAGGCAGAACGGATCAAGAAGTGCAGGGGCAGGGTGTTCGCCCTGCAGGACGAGCCGGAGGTGCCGCGGGTCTGGCTACCGTTCGACGACGCGCCGGGCCTGGCAATGGCACGGGCGTTTGGGGACTTCTGCCTCAAGGATTACGGTGTCATCTCCGTGCCCGAGTTCTTCCACTGGTCTCTCACAGAGAAGGACCAGTTCGTCATCCTTGCATCGGATGGG GTGTGGGATGTCCTTAGCAACCAAGAGGCTGTTGACATAGTGTTGTCGTCCCCAAGCCGATCAAAGGCAGCCAAATCCCTCGTCGAGGCAGCTAACCGTGAATGGAAAACCAAGTATCCAACATCAAAGATCGATGATTGTGCAGTGGTTTGCTTGTATTTGGATGGCAAAATGGACCATGAGCGTGACTCCACAGCATCGATGGACAACATCAGCCTCGACGAGGCTTCAGTCGCAGACCCACATGAAGCGCAGGATCAGGAGCCAACGTTAACTCGGAATTTCACCGTCAGGACGGTTGCCGGGAGCGCTCAAGAGAAGGCTTTGGCAGGAGCGGCGGATACAATGATCGCCGGTGCAGCCCACGATCAAAATTGGTCAGGCCTCGACGGAGTGACGAGGGTGAACTCGCTCGTCCAGCTCCCCAGGTTTTCCGAGGAGAAGGCGATGGGCTGA